From a single Solanum dulcamara chromosome 4, daSolDulc1.2, whole genome shotgun sequence genomic region:
- the LOC129886889 gene encoding serine/threonine-protein phosphatase PP2A-5 catalytic subunit has translation MSSDLIANTHGNLDEQISQLMQCKPLSEPEVRALCEKAKEILMEESNVQPVKSPVTICGDIHGQFHDLAELFRIGGQCPDTNYLFMGDYVDRGYYSVETVTLLVALKVRYPQRLTILRGNHESRQITQVYGFYDECLRKYGNANVWKTFTDLFDYFPLTALVESEIFCLHGGLSPSIETLDNVRSFDRVQEVPHEGAMCDLLWSDPDDRCGWGMSPRGAGYTFGQDISEQFHHTNNLKLIARAHQLVMEGYNWSHEQKVVTIFSAPNYCYRCGNMASILEVDDCRGHTFIQFDPAPRRGEPDVTRRTPDYFL, from the exons ATGAGTTCGGATCTGATAGCTAACACACATGGTAACCTGGATGAGCAGATTTCTCAGCTTATGCAGTGCAAGCCTCTATCTGAGCCTGAG GTTAGAGCATTATGTGAGAAGGCTAAGGAGATACTAATGGAAGAAAGTAATGTTCAG CCAGTAAAAAGCCCCGTGACTATATGTGGTGATATCCATGGGCAGTTCCATGATCTTGCTGAGCTTTTTAGGATTGGTGGGCAG TGTCCAGATACTAATTATCTGTTTATGGGTGATTACGTCGACCGTGGATATTATTCGGTTGAAACTGTTACT CTATTGGTAGCTCTGAAAGTGCGTTATCCTCAGCGACTAACAATTCTTAGAGGAAATCATGAAAGCCGACAG ATCACACAAGTCTATGGGTTCTATGATGAATGCTTGCGGAA GTATGGCAATGCTAATGTTTGGAAAACATTTACTGATCTATTTGATTATTTTCCTTTGACGGCATTG GTTGAATCTGAAATCTTTTGTTTGCATGGAGGATTGTCTCCATCTATTGAAACCCTTGATAATGTAAGAAGTTTCGACCGTGTCCAAGAAGTTCCTCATGAAGGGGCCATGTGCGATCTTTTGTGGTCAGACCCAGATGATCGTTGTGGTTGGGGTATGTCACCCCGGGGTGCTGGATACACTTTTGGTCAG GACATATCTGAGCAATTTCACCATACCAATAATCTAAAGCTGATTGCTCGAGCTCATCAGCTGGTCATGGAGGGATATAACTGGAGCCAT GAACAAAAAGTTGTCACTATATTTAGTGCACCAAATTATTGTTATCGATGTGGAAACATGGCCTCTATTTTGGAAGTTGATGACTGCAGAGGGCACACGTTTATCCAG TTTGATCCAGCTCCAAGAAGGGGAGAACCGGATGTAACACGAAGAACCCCCGATTACTTCTTATAA